ATGGAAGAACTTTGGGGGCAGGCATGCGCAGAGTTGGAAAAAACTGTTGGACCGAACAACTTCAACCACTGGATCAAGCCGCTGCGCCTCACCTCGGTCGATGAGGGGGTCGCCCGTTTCGCAAGCCCGACACGTTTCGTCTCGGATTGGGTCAACCGGCATTTCGCCAAGGACATCATTGGCGAGCTGAACCGCATCGAGCCCTCGGTCGAGCGCGTCCGTTTCGATGTCGCTCCCCAGGGCGTGACCGCACGGGTCCGCACCGCCGCCCAGGCCCCCGCCACGCAGTTCCGCGCCAACGGCCCGGCAGTTTCCCCGGCTGCCCCCGAAATGCGTCAATCCGCCAAGGCCGATCTTTGCGCCCCGCTTGATCCGCGGTTCACCTTTGAGAATTTCGTGGTCGGCAAGCCCAACGAACTGGCCCATGCCGCCGCACGCCGCGTCGCCGAAGGCGGACCGGTCGGCTTCAACCCGCTGTTCCTTTATGGTGGCGTCGGACTGGGCAAGACCCACCTGATGCATGCCATCGCCCATGACTACCAGCAACGTCATCCCGCGGCTCAGGTGCTGTATCTCTCGGCCGAGCAATTCATGTATCGCTTCGTGCAGGCCCTGCGCGAAAGCACGATCATGGATTTCAAGGGCATGTTCCGCAATGTGAACATGCTGATGGTCGATGACGTGCAGTTCATCGCCGGCAAGGACAGCACGCAGGAAGAATTCTTCCATACGTTCAACGCGCTGGTCGATCAGGGCAAGCAGATCGTCATTTCCGCCGACCGCGCCCCCGCCGAGATCAAGGGTCTGGAAGAGCGGATCAAGTCCCGCCTGGGCTGCGGCCTGATCGTCGATCTTCACCCCACCACCTATGAATTGCGTCTGGGCATCCTGCAATCCAAGACCGAAGCCTTCCGCGACCAGCATCCCGACCTGGAGATCGGCGCCGGGGTTCTGGAATTCCTGGCGCATCGCATCACGAACAACGTCCGCGTGCTGGAAGGCGCGCTGCAGCGGCTCTTTGCTCATGCCAGCCTGCTGCGCCGCGAGATCACGCTGGAGGTCGCGCAGGAATGCCTGGCCGACATCCTGCGCACCAATGACCGCAAGATCAGCATCGACGACATCCAGCGCAAGGTGGCCGAGCATTACAACATCAAGCTGGCCGACATGATGGGGCCGAAACGGGCGCGCAATGTCGCCCGGCCACGCCAGATCGCCATGTATCTCTCCAAACAGCTCACCAGCCGTTCCCTGCCCGAGATCGGACGCCGCTTTGGCGGCCGCGATCACACCACCATCATGCATGGTGTGCGCAAGATCGAGGAACTGGCCGGGGAAGATCACGGCCTGGCCGAAGATATCGCCATGCTCAAACGCCTTCTGGAAGCCTGAAGACAGCACTGGAACGAAATCCTTGTGACCGCCCGCACAGACGGTTACAAATCAGGTCCGATCACGGCCTGAGCGGCCATAGGGACAGGGAAAAGCTATGAAATTCTCGATCGAACGCGCCGTTCTGGTCAAAGCCGTATCTCAGGCCCAGTCGGTTGTCGAACGCCGCAACACCATCCCGATCCTGGCCAATGTGCTGATCGAAGCCACGCCTGATGGGGTCAGTTTCCGGGCGACCGATCTGGATACCGAAGTCGTCGATCGCGCCGCCGCACAGGTCGAGCGCCCCGGCGCCACGACCGTCAGCGCCGTGATGTTGAATGAAATCGCCCGCAAGCTGCCCGACGGCGCGCTGGTTCAGATCACCTCCGATGATGCCACGGGCCGCCTGTCGGTTCAGGCGGGGCGCTCGAACTTCAACCTGGCGACCCTGCCGCGCGAAGATTTCCCGGTCATGGCCTCGACGGAATACAGTGCCAGTTTCAGCGCCCCGGCCGCCGTTCTGCGCCGGCTGTTCGACAAATCGAAATTCGCCATCTCGACCGAGGAAACGCGCTACTACCTGAATGGCGTCTATATGCATGTCGCACAGTCCGAAGAGGGCACCACGCTGCGCTGCGTGGCCACCGACGGCCACCGCCTTGCCCGCATCGACGCCCCCCTGCCGGCCGGGGCCGAGGACATGCCGGGCATCATCGTGCCTCGCAAGACCGTTGCCGAGCTGCGCAAGCTGCTGGATGATGACGAGGCAGAGATCGCCGTTTCGGTCAGCGAAACCAAGGTGCGCTTTGCCACCTCGACCCTGACCCTGACCTCGAAGGTGATTGACGGCACATTCCCCGATTACTCGCGCGTGATTCCCGCAAACAACACCCGCAAGCTGGAGGTTGACGCGACAGATTTCGCGCGCGCCGTGGATCGCGTGGCAACGGTCAGCAGCGAAAGGTCGCGCGCCGTCAAGCTGTCTCTGGACGCTGACCGGCTGATCCTTTCGGTCAACGCACCGGATTCCGGTGCAGCCGAGGAAGAGCTGATCGTGGCCTATGCCGATGAACCGCTGGAAATCGGCTTCAACGCCAAGTACCTGCAGGAAATCGCCAGCCAGGTCGATCGTGACAATGCCGTCTTCATGTTCAGCGGTTCGGGCGATGCGGCACTGATCCGCGAAGGCAGCGACCTGAGCGCGGTCTATGTCGTCATGCCGATGCGCGTGTGACGCTGACCGGCATTTCTCTTGCCCAGTTCCGGTCCTGGCCGCGGCTGGATTTGCAGATTGATGACCGGCCGATCGCCATTTTCGGCCCCAACGGCTCGGGCAAGACCAATATCCTTGAAGCGATCTCGATGCTGGCCCCCGGACGGGGGCTGCGCGCCGCCCCCGCAACCGATCAGGCCCGACAAGGCAAGGACGCAGGATGGCGCATCCGTGCAGGCTGCGGCGATCACGACGTTGAAACCGTCGCGCTTCCGGGACAGAACCGGCAGGTGTTTCTGGACCACAAGCAGGTTCCGCAAACCGCCTTGGGGCGGCTGTTGCGGATCATCTGGCTTGTGCCTTCGATGGACCGGCTGTGGACCGATCCGCCCGAGACGCGCCGACGCTTTCTGGACCGGCTGACCCTGAGCCTGTTTCCCGACCATGCCGAATTGGCGCTCGGCTATGAAAAGGCCATGCGCGAACGCAATCGCCTGCTCAGGGATCATGTCAGCGATCCCGGCTGGTATCGCGCGCTGGAGCGGCAAATGGCACAATCCGGCAGCGCGTTGACGGCGAACCGGCTGAAGGCTCTGCAGGCCATCATGGCCTCTCAGGTTCACGACGGCACGGGCTTTCCCGCCGCAACACTGACTCTTCTGCCCGGCGAAGGTCACGCCGATGACAGCAACGCCGACAGCATCGCCACGCGCCTGGCCGAGATGCGCATTCGCGATCTGGCCGCCGGACGCAGCCTGACAGGCCCCCACCGCGCCGATCTGGGTGCCTATTGGGGACCGCAGGACATGCCCGCGGCGCTGTCCTCGACCGGAGAGCAGAAGGCCCTGCTGCTGTCGCTGATGCTGGCCAACGCCCGTGCCCTGGCCGATCAGCCGGTCATCCTGTTGCTTGATGAGGTGGCCGCCCATCTCGATGCCGACAGGCGCGCCAATCTCTATGATCAGATATCGGAACTGAACGCCCAGACCCTGCTGACCGGCACCGGGGCCGAGCTGTTTGATTCTTTCGGCCCCCGCGCCAGACGGCTGGAAATTGCCAAGCACGACGGCGCGTCGCGTTGCATGGAGCATGACTGAATCACGGATTGGCAGGCCGCCCGCAGGAATACGCCCGGATCACCGGAAAATCAGCGTCTTTGCCGTGACTTTGCCCGCGTAACAGCCTATATCGACATAGGATTCACAGGAATATTTGCGCATGACC
This is a stretch of genomic DNA from Paracoccus seriniphilus. It encodes these proteins:
- the dnaA gene encoding chromosomal replication initiator protein DnaA, producing MEELWGQACAELEKTVGPNNFNHWIKPLRLTSVDEGVARFASPTRFVSDWVNRHFAKDIIGELNRIEPSVERVRFDVAPQGVTARVRTAAQAPATQFRANGPAVSPAAPEMRQSAKADLCAPLDPRFTFENFVVGKPNELAHAAARRVAEGGPVGFNPLFLYGGVGLGKTHLMHAIAHDYQQRHPAAQVLYLSAEQFMYRFVQALRESTIMDFKGMFRNVNMLMVDDVQFIAGKDSTQEEFFHTFNALVDQGKQIVISADRAPAEIKGLEERIKSRLGCGLIVDLHPTTYELRLGILQSKTEAFRDQHPDLEIGAGVLEFLAHRITNNVRVLEGALQRLFAHASLLRREITLEVAQECLADILRTNDRKISIDDIQRKVAEHYNIKLADMMGPKRARNVARPRQIAMYLSKQLTSRSLPEIGRRFGGRDHTTIMHGVRKIEELAGEDHGLAEDIAMLKRLLEA
- the dnaN gene encoding DNA polymerase III subunit beta, translated to MKFSIERAVLVKAVSQAQSVVERRNTIPILANVLIEATPDGVSFRATDLDTEVVDRAAAQVERPGATTVSAVMLNEIARKLPDGALVQITSDDATGRLSVQAGRSNFNLATLPREDFPVMASTEYSASFSAPAAVLRRLFDKSKFAISTEETRYYLNGVYMHVAQSEEGTTLRCVATDGHRLARIDAPLPAGAEDMPGIIVPRKTVAELRKLLDDDEAEIAVSVSETKVRFATSTLTLTSKVIDGTFPDYSRVIPANNTRKLEVDATDFARAVDRVATVSSERSRAVKLSLDADRLILSVNAPDSGAAEEELIVAYADEPLEIGFNAKYLQEIASQVDRDNAVFMFSGSGDAALIREGSDLSAVYVVMPMRV
- the recF gene encoding DNA replication/repair protein RecF (All proteins in this family for which functions are known are DNA-binding proteins that assist the filamentation of RecA onto DNA for the initiation of recombination or recombinational repair.), which translates into the protein MTLTGISLAQFRSWPRLDLQIDDRPIAIFGPNGSGKTNILEAISMLAPGRGLRAAPATDQARQGKDAGWRIRAGCGDHDVETVALPGQNRQVFLDHKQVPQTALGRLLRIIWLVPSMDRLWTDPPETRRRFLDRLTLSLFPDHAELALGYEKAMRERNRLLRDHVSDPGWYRALERQMAQSGSALTANRLKALQAIMASQVHDGTGFPAATLTLLPGEGHADDSNADSIATRLAEMRIRDLAAGRSLTGPHRADLGAYWGPQDMPAALSSTGEQKALLLSLMLANARALADQPVILLLDEVAAHLDADRRANLYDQISELNAQTLLTGTGAELFDSFGPRARRLEIAKHDGASRCMEHD